From the genome of Populus alba chromosome 10, ASM523922v2, whole genome shotgun sequence, one region includes:
- the LOC118046462 gene encoding protein POLLEN DEFECTIVE IN GUIDANCE 1 isoform X2 — protein sequence MAWRSSGRKLSFEILNHSSSHEEKEDQYLVNYQTDPVEKPYRKKKKHKRKHKPLHPAIHEDSITHSYSVVHNSHHTDNGNIQNSYIVGGGGSVVCSTVSEAGAEIQRVYGNGELRQRNVNFAGGVETAVEENASEESGVEEKQRRSEPPNGSVVTKLETAESLDWNKLMADDPNYLFSMEKSPVKYFMDEMNKGISLRSTTTLGSEKERERVYDTIFRLPWRCELLIDVGFFVCLDSFLSLLTIMPTKILMILWRFRSARQFKKPSAAELSDIGCFIVLASGVVLLGQIDISLIYHMIRGQGTIKLYVVYNVLEIFDKLCQSFGGDVLQALFNSSEGLANCSSENMRFWILRFISDQVLAMAFSILHSFILLAQAITLSTCIVAHNNALLALLVSNNFAEIKSNVFKRFSKDNIHSLVYSDSIERFHISAFLSAVLAQNILEAEGPWFESFLLNALMVFFCEMLIDIIKHSFLAKFNDMKPIVYSEFLEELCNQVKEMPNTISLVLVIICPMLHD from the exons ATGGCTTGGAGATCCTCAGGCAGAAAGCTGTCCTTCGAGATTCTAAACCATAGCAGTTCccatgaagaaaaagaagaccaATATCTTGTCAATTACCAAACAGATCCAGTGGAGAAACCCTaccgaaaaaagaagaaacacaaGCGCAAACACAAGCCTCTCCATCCCGCAATCCACGAAGATTCAATCACCCATTCCTATTCAGTTGTCCACAATTCGCATCACACAGACAACGGAAACATCCAAAACAGTTATATAGTTGGCGGCGGCGGGAGCGTGGTTTGTAGTACGGTGAGTGAAGCAGGGGCGGAGATTCAGCGAGTGTACGGGAACGGGGAGTTGAGGCAGAGGAATGTCAATTTTGCTGGTGGAGTGGAGACTGCAGTGGAGGAAAATGCGTCGGAGGAGAGTGGAGTGGAGGAGAAGCAGCGGAGAAGTGAACCACCGAATGGAAGTGTTGTTACGAAGTTGGAGACGGCGGAATCATTGGATTGGAATAAACTCATGGCTGACGATCCTAATT ATCTCTTTTCGATGGAGAAGTCACCGGTGAAGTACTTTATGGACGAAATGAATAAAGGAATTTCGTTGAGGAGCACAACTACTCTTGGGAGTGAGAAAGAAAGGGAGAGAGTATATGATACCATTTTTCGCTTGCCATGGAGATGTGAACTG CTTATCGATGTTGGCTTCTTTGTATGCCTGGATTCGTTTCTATCACTGTTAACTATTATGCCAACTAAGATTCTGATGATCCTCTGGAGGTTTCGGAGTGCCAG GCAGTTCAAGAAGCCTTCTGCAGCAGAGCTTTCTGATATTGGCTGCTTTATTGTGTTGGCTTCTGGTGTTGTACTTTTGGGACAAATAG ATATCAGCTTAATATATCACATGATTCGTGGCCAAGGAACAATCAAACTCTATGTGGTTTACAATGTTTTGGAG ATATTTGATAAACTGTGTCAGAGCTTTGGTGGAGATGTACTGCAGGCTCTATTCAATTCTTCAGAAGGGCTTGCAAATTGTTCATCAGAAAATATGAGATTCTGGATTTTGAGATTTATCTCTGATCAAGTTTTAGCTATGGCTTTTTCAA TTCTtcattctttcattttattagcTCAGGCAATTACTTTATCAACTTGTATCGTTGCTCACAATAATGCTTTGCTGGCTTTGCTGGTATCCAATAACTTTGCTGAGATAAAAAGCAATGTCTTCAAACGTTTCAGCAAAGATAACATTCACAGTTTGGTGTACTCTG ATTCCATAGAGAGATTCCACATTTCAGCATTCTTATCAGCTGTTTTAGCTCAAAATATACTGGAGGCTGAGGGTCCTTGGTTTGAGAGTTTTCTTCTT AATGCGCTCATGGTTTTTTTCTGTGAAATGTTAATTGATATCATAAAGCATTCATTCCTCGCCAAATTCAATGACATGAAGCCTATTGTATACTCTGAATTTCTTGAAGAGCTTTGCAACCAg GTGAAGGAAATGCCAAATACCATTTCACTAGTTTTGGTCATTATCTGTCCCATGCTTCATGACTAG
- the LOC118046462 gene encoding protein POLLEN DEFECTIVE IN GUIDANCE 1 isoform X1 — protein sequence MAWRSSGRKLSFEILNHSSSHEEKEDQYLVNYQTDPVEKPYRKKKKHKRKHKPLHPAIHEDSITHSYSVVHNSHHTDNGNIQNSYIVGGGGSVVCSTVSEAGAEIQRVYGNGELRQRNVNFAGGVETAVEENASEESGVEEKQRRSEPPNGSVVTKLETAESLDWNKLMADDPNYLFSMEKSPVKYFMDEMNKGISLRSTTTLGSEKERERVYDTIFRLPWRCELLIDVGFFVCLDSFLSLLTIMPTKILMILWRFRSARQFKKPSAAELSDIGCFIVLASGVVLLGQIDISLIYHMIRGQGTIKLYVVYNVLEIFDKLCQSFGGDVLQALFNSSEGLANCSSENMRFWILRFISDQVLAMAFSILHSFILLAQAITLSTCIVAHNNALLALLVSNNFAEIKSNVFKRFSKDNIHSLVYSDSIERFHISAFLSAVLAQNILEAEGPWFESFLLNALMVFFCEMLIDIIKHSFLAKFNDMKPIVYSEFLEELCNQTLNIQTENTDSRKRTLTFIPLAPACVVIRVLTPVYSAHLPPSPLPWRLFWILFLSALTYVMLTSLKVMVGMGLQKHASWYVERCRRRKKRIHND from the exons ATGGCTTGGAGATCCTCAGGCAGAAAGCTGTCCTTCGAGATTCTAAACCATAGCAGTTCccatgaagaaaaagaagaccaATATCTTGTCAATTACCAAACAGATCCAGTGGAGAAACCCTaccgaaaaaagaagaaacacaaGCGCAAACACAAGCCTCTCCATCCCGCAATCCACGAAGATTCAATCACCCATTCCTATTCAGTTGTCCACAATTCGCATCACACAGACAACGGAAACATCCAAAACAGTTATATAGTTGGCGGCGGCGGGAGCGTGGTTTGTAGTACGGTGAGTGAAGCAGGGGCGGAGATTCAGCGAGTGTACGGGAACGGGGAGTTGAGGCAGAGGAATGTCAATTTTGCTGGTGGAGTGGAGACTGCAGTGGAGGAAAATGCGTCGGAGGAGAGTGGAGTGGAGGAGAAGCAGCGGAGAAGTGAACCACCGAATGGAAGTGTTGTTACGAAGTTGGAGACGGCGGAATCATTGGATTGGAATAAACTCATGGCTGACGATCCTAATT ATCTCTTTTCGATGGAGAAGTCACCGGTGAAGTACTTTATGGACGAAATGAATAAAGGAATTTCGTTGAGGAGCACAACTACTCTTGGGAGTGAGAAAGAAAGGGAGAGAGTATATGATACCATTTTTCGCTTGCCATGGAGATGTGAACTG CTTATCGATGTTGGCTTCTTTGTATGCCTGGATTCGTTTCTATCACTGTTAACTATTATGCCAACTAAGATTCTGATGATCCTCTGGAGGTTTCGGAGTGCCAG GCAGTTCAAGAAGCCTTCTGCAGCAGAGCTTTCTGATATTGGCTGCTTTATTGTGTTGGCTTCTGGTGTTGTACTTTTGGGACAAATAG ATATCAGCTTAATATATCACATGATTCGTGGCCAAGGAACAATCAAACTCTATGTGGTTTACAATGTTTTGGAG ATATTTGATAAACTGTGTCAGAGCTTTGGTGGAGATGTACTGCAGGCTCTATTCAATTCTTCAGAAGGGCTTGCAAATTGTTCATCAGAAAATATGAGATTCTGGATTTTGAGATTTATCTCTGATCAAGTTTTAGCTATGGCTTTTTCAA TTCTtcattctttcattttattagcTCAGGCAATTACTTTATCAACTTGTATCGTTGCTCACAATAATGCTTTGCTGGCTTTGCTGGTATCCAATAACTTTGCTGAGATAAAAAGCAATGTCTTCAAACGTTTCAGCAAAGATAACATTCACAGTTTGGTGTACTCTG ATTCCATAGAGAGATTCCACATTTCAGCATTCTTATCAGCTGTTTTAGCTCAAAATATACTGGAGGCTGAGGGTCCTTGGTTTGAGAGTTTTCTTCTT AATGCGCTCATGGTTTTTTTCTGTGAAATGTTAATTGATATCATAAAGCATTCATTCCTCGCCAAATTCAATGACATGAAGCCTATTGTATACTCTGAATTTCTTGAAGAGCTTTGCAACCAg ACACTGAACATTCAAACAGAGAATACAGACAGTAGAAAGAGAACTCTTACATTCATTCCTTTGGCTCCAGCATGTGTG GTTATCCGAGTGCTGACTCCAGTATATTCTGCTCACCTCCCCCCCAGTCCCCTTCCGTGGAGGCTTTTTTGGATCCTTTTCTTGTCTGCCTTGACCTATGTTATGCTCACAAGCCTGAAGGTGATGGTTGGCATGGGCCTCCAAAAGCATGCCAGTTGGTACGTCGAAAGGTGCCGGAGGAGGAAAAAACGGATTCACAATGATTAA